One window from the genome of Enterococcus haemoperoxidus ATCC BAA-382 encodes:
- a CDS encoding 3D domain-containing protein, producing the protein MDSVKVKKLIPFLAAIMLVNVALPIGAAAESLDELKDKEAQASQTGASLSEDINTALNDVNEKYAEIEKLKLDISKAEETIKNSEAEITVTEQSIARRKEVVGNRMKDVQLSGEQRTWQVLLDAESVSDFFNKAYAMTILQNAEKEKIDRLSEDKEKLSELQETVKNKQEELQTNESKLQDEASAMNEQVVTLKQQLSDNQEALQQIASQKQTEEKRITDEKKAAEARKQQEAAKEAQRKADIVSSSSSSNSSSSSSESSDSSSSSSSSEEQPVVTPPSQPEEVPSTGGETGNGEANGRVLYMQSTAYSWREAGSGFITATGIDLRSQSNVIAVDPSVIPLGSLVQVEGYGFAVAGDTGGAIKGNIIDVHFPTVDQCLTWGRRNNVKVTIQ; encoded by the coding sequence TTGGATTCAGTGAAAGTAAAAAAATTGATACCATTTTTAGCTGCTATCATGCTAGTAAATGTCGCTCTTCCAATTGGAGCCGCAGCAGAGTCATTAGACGAGCTGAAGGATAAAGAGGCGCAAGCTTCACAAACGGGAGCATCACTTAGCGAAGATATCAATACAGCTTTGAATGATGTTAATGAAAAATACGCTGAAATTGAAAAACTCAAATTAGATATTTCAAAAGCTGAAGAAACAATCAAAAACTCTGAAGCTGAAATCACAGTGACAGAACAAAGTATTGCACGCCGTAAAGAAGTCGTTGGAAATCGTATGAAAGATGTCCAGCTAAGCGGGGAACAACGTACATGGCAAGTATTATTAGATGCTGAAAGTGTATCAGATTTCTTTAATAAAGCGTATGCGATGACTATTTTACAAAATGCAGAAAAAGAAAAAATCGATCGTCTATCTGAAGATAAAGAAAAATTATCTGAGCTTCAAGAAACTGTAAAAAATAAACAAGAAGAATTACAAACCAACGAATCAAAATTACAGGATGAAGCATCAGCAATGAATGAACAAGTTGTAACCTTAAAACAGCAATTATCTGATAATCAAGAAGCGTTACAACAAATTGCCAGCCAAAAACAGACTGAAGAAAAACGAATCACTGATGAGAAAAAAGCAGCTGAAGCTCGCAAACAACAAGAGGCAGCTAAAGAAGCTCAAAGAAAAGCTGATATTGTTTCATCGTCAAGCTCAAGCAACAGTTCTTCATCAAGTAGTGAGTCAAGCGACAGTTCAAGCTCTAGTTCTAGCAGTGAAGAACAACCAGTCGTTACACCTCCATCTCAACCAGAAGAAGTACCAAGCACTGGTGGAGAGACGGGGAATGGTGAAGCAAATGGTCGTGTTCTATACATGCAATCAACAGCTTACTCATGGAGAGAAGCAGGTTCTGGCTTTATTACAGCAACAGGGATTGATCTTCGCTCACAAAGCAATGTGATTGCAGTTGACCCAAGCGTGATTCCGCTAGGTTCACTTGTTCAAGTAGAAGGCTATGGATTTGCAGTTGCTGGTGATACTGGCGGCGCAATCAAAGGCAATATCATTGACGTTCATTTCCCTACAGTTGACCAATGTTTAACATGGGGACGTAGAAATAATGTTAAAGTCACAATTCAATAA
- a CDS encoding ABC transporter ATP-binding protein, with protein sequence MVEMALKHVYKKYDNAENYSVTDFNLEIADREFIVFVGPSGCGKSTTLRMIAGLEDITEGELSIGDKVMNDVAPKDRDIAMVFQNYALYPHMTVFDNMAFGLKLRKYDKAEIKKRVENAGEILGLTEYLHRKPAALSGGQRQRVALGRAIVRDAKVFLMDEPLSNLDAKLRVAMRAEIAKLHRRLETTTVYVTHDQTEAMTMADRIVIMKDGFIQQIGSPKEVYNTPNNIFVAGFIGSPAMNFFNVTLNNGVIRDGHGLELIIPEGKNKLLVEKGYEGKSVIFGIRPEDIHSEQVALDTMNDAVVRSEVVVSELLGAETMLYTKLGDTEFISKVDARDFHKPEEMVDLAFNINKAHFFDPETEQVIKLP encoded by the coding sequence ATGGTAGAAATGGCGTTAAAACATGTCTATAAAAAATATGATAATGCAGAAAATTATTCTGTAACTGATTTTAACTTAGAAATTGCTGACCGTGAATTTATCGTTTTTGTAGGTCCTTCTGGTTGTGGTAAATCAACTACACTAAGAATGATCGCAGGACTAGAAGATATCACAGAAGGTGAACTTTCAATTGGGGATAAAGTAATGAACGACGTTGCACCAAAAGATCGGGATATCGCAATGGTTTTCCAAAACTATGCGCTATATCCTCATATGACTGTTTTTGACAATATGGCTTTTGGTTTAAAACTACGTAAATATGACAAAGCTGAAATCAAAAAACGTGTAGAAAATGCGGGAGAAATTTTAGGGCTGACTGAATATTTACACCGTAAACCGGCTGCTTTATCTGGTGGGCAACGTCAACGTGTCGCCTTAGGTCGAGCAATCGTGCGTGACGCGAAAGTGTTCTTGATGGATGAGCCTTTATCCAACTTAGATGCAAAATTACGTGTCGCAATGCGCGCTGAAATCGCAAAATTACATCGTCGTCTAGAAACAACGACCGTTTATGTTACCCATGACCAAACAGAAGCTATGACTATGGCTGATCGGATCGTTATCATGAAAGACGGCTTTATCCAACAAATCGGATCACCAAAAGAAGTCTACAATACACCGAATAACATCTTTGTCGCAGGCTTTATTGGATCACCTGCTATGAACTTCTTTAACGTTACATTAAACAACGGAGTCATTCGTGATGGACATGGATTGGAACTTATCATTCCAGAAGGGAAAAATAAATTATTAGTTGAAAAAGGTTATGAAGGAAAATCAGTTATTTTTGGCATCAGACCAGAAGATATTCACAGCGAGCAAGTTGCCTTAGACACAATGAACGATGCGGTGGTTCGCTCTGAAGTTGTGGTATCTGAACTATTAGGTGCTGAAACAATGCTTTATACAAAATTAGGCGATACAGAATTCATCTCAAAAGTAGATGCTCGTGATTTCCATAAACCTGAAGAGATGGTCGATTTAGCATTCAATATCAATAAAGCGCACTTCTTCGATCCAGAAACGGAACAAGTGATTAAATTGCCTTAA
- a CDS encoding ABC transporter ATP-binding protein, protein MTTKKTTISSFTRFMPYLLRYPKEMIAAVILGILSGLTTVLMTYYMGKSVDTMIAKGNVDFSILLKFLSTLAVILVITVISQWLIQRLGNRVSYLSVAELRKDAFAHLNRLPLNYYDQTSHGNIVSRFTNDMDNISVASSAVFNQLFSGLSVVIIAFFFMLKLSPILTAVVLIATPIIFLVNWVVAKSSQKNFSAQQKIVGEISGYVSEMVGNQKIVKAFQQENVSQQRFEALNQTLYVRGQKAQFSSSLTNPLSRFIDHLAYLSIGLVGGLLLLSGHQAITIGVISSFTIYSSQFSKPFIELSGITTQIQTALAGLDRTFEIISQPEEKPDGEHAFALTEVTGKVVFDHVDFAYTPSNPLIQDFNLTVLPGETIAIVGKTGAGKSTLVNLLMRFYEVDNGQISIDDHKITQVTRDSLRKSFGMVLQDTWLFDSTIRDNLTYGKPDATDAQIEAAMKKAYIFDFVTRLPEGLDTLIGASGIKISEGQRQLMTIARTMISDPPMLILDEATSSVDTLTEKNIQDAFLQMMDGRTSFVIAHRLSTIKNADKILVMDQGSVVEIGSHDELIHKEDGYYHALYDAQFKNQL, encoded by the coding sequence ATGACAACGAAAAAAACAACAATTAGTTCATTTACTCGTTTCATGCCCTATTTGCTCCGATATCCTAAGGAAATGATTGCTGCCGTTATTCTGGGTATTCTTAGTGGATTAACAACTGTTTTGATGACTTACTATATGGGAAAATCAGTTGATACAATGATTGCAAAAGGTAATGTTGATTTCTCGATTCTTTTGAAATTTCTGAGCACTTTAGCTGTTATTTTAGTGATTACAGTGATCAGCCAATGGTTGATTCAGCGTTTAGGTAACCGTGTTTCTTATCTTTCAGTTGCAGAACTGAGAAAAGATGCCTTCGCTCATTTAAATCGTCTGCCTTTAAATTATTATGACCAAACTTCTCATGGTAATATTGTCAGCCGTTTTACAAATGATATGGATAATATTTCTGTGGCTAGCTCTGCTGTTTTTAACCAATTATTCTCAGGATTATCTGTGGTGATCATTGCATTTTTCTTTATGCTTAAATTAAGCCCAATCCTTACTGCAGTTGTGTTGATTGCGACACCAATTATTTTTCTAGTTAATTGGGTCGTTGCAAAATCATCACAGAAAAATTTTTCCGCTCAGCAAAAAATCGTAGGTGAAATTTCTGGATATGTGTCTGAAATGGTTGGTAATCAAAAAATCGTCAAAGCCTTTCAGCAAGAAAATGTTTCTCAGCAACGCTTTGAAGCTTTGAATCAAACGTTATATGTACGTGGTCAAAAAGCACAGTTTTCATCTTCACTAACAAACCCACTGTCACGTTTTATCGATCATTTAGCTTACTTATCTATTGGTCTTGTTGGAGGTTTGTTATTGTTAAGTGGTCATCAAGCTATCACGATCGGTGTTATTTCTAGTTTTACGATTTATTCTAGCCAATTCTCTAAACCTTTTATCGAATTATCTGGAATCACAACCCAAATTCAAACTGCTTTAGCAGGACTTGATCGGACCTTTGAAATTATCAGTCAACCTGAAGAAAAACCAGATGGTGAACATGCATTTGCGTTAACTGAGGTTACTGGTAAAGTGGTGTTCGATCATGTAGATTTCGCTTATACACCATCAAATCCATTGATTCAAGATTTTAACTTAACGGTTCTTCCAGGAGAAACTATTGCTATCGTCGGAAAAACAGGTGCTGGTAAATCAACACTAGTTAATTTATTAATGCGTTTTTATGAAGTAGACAACGGGCAAATTTCGATCGATGATCACAAAATCACCCAAGTCACAAGGGATAGCTTGCGGAAAAGTTTTGGAATGGTTCTACAAGACACTTGGTTATTTGATAGTACGATCCGGGATAATCTGACTTATGGAAAACCTGATGCAACTGATGCGCAAATTGAAGCAGCTATGAAGAAAGCCTATATTTTTGATTTTGTCACCCGTCTACCTGAAGGTTTAGATACGTTGATTGGTGCTAGCGGAATCAAAATTTCCGAAGGCCAAAGACAACTGATGACAATTGCTCGAACAATGATCAGTGACCCACCCATGTTGATTTTAGACGAAGCGACTAGTTCTGTTGATACGTTGACGGAAAAAAACATTCAAGATGCGTTCTTACAGATGATGGATGGCCGTACAAGCTTCGTAATCGCTCACCGTCTTTCCACGATTAAAAACGCAGATAAAATTTTAGTCATGGATCAAGGTTCTGTGGTTGAAATCGGTAGTCATGATGAATTGATCCATAAAGAAGATGGTTATTATCATGCGTTATATGACGCTCAGTTTAAAAATCAATTATAA
- a CDS encoding folate family ECF transporter S component has product MKKRKIDTRTITLMSLLIALMVVFTRFISFETQFLRVSLTFIPESLMGILFGPFWTGIGSAVADTVGMLLFPKGPYFPGFTLNAFISGAIYGFFYYKKELTWKRVIMATLSVTLIIHMFLTPLWLGLMYGVNISNLAWWAPRIVKNIIFFPIQVVATYYLGNKVPYKQFLSKSLTNFK; this is encoded by the coding sequence ATGAAGAAAAGAAAAATTGATACACGAACCATTACGCTGATGAGTTTATTGATTGCGTTAATGGTAGTTTTCACACGATTTATTTCGTTTGAAACCCAATTTTTACGAGTTAGTTTGACCTTTATTCCAGAGTCATTGATGGGCATTCTTTTTGGGCCATTCTGGACTGGGATAGGCAGTGCCGTAGCGGATACAGTCGGTATGTTGTTATTTCCCAAAGGACCCTATTTTCCTGGGTTCACATTGAATGCATTTATTTCTGGTGCAATTTATGGGTTCTTTTATTACAAGAAGGAATTAACTTGGAAACGAGTAATCATGGCGACGTTATCAGTCACTTTGATTATTCACATGTTTTTGACCCCATTGTGGCTTGGACTGATGTACGGTGTGAATATTTCCAATCTTGCTTGGTGGGCACCTAGAATCGTGAAGAATATCATCTTTTTCCCGATACAAGTAGTTGCTACTTACTATTTAGGGAATAAAGTTCCTTATAAGCAATTTTTGAGTAAATCCTTAACAAATTTTAAATAA
- a CDS encoding formate--tetrahydrofolate ligase has translation MVKTDIKIAQEATMLPVTKVAEKIGLDEDQFELYGKYKAKIEVEKITADKKGKVILVTAITPTPAGEGKTTTVVGLGDALNRIGKDAIIALREPSLGPVFGIKGGAAGGGYAQVVPMEDINLHFTGDFHAIGAANNLLAAIIDNHIFQGNELGIDNRRITWKRVVDMNDRQLRHVVDGLGARVNGVPREDGFEITVASEIMAILCLSNDIENLKTNLGNIIIGYTYDNQPVTARELNAQGAMTALLKEAIKPNLVQTLENNPALIHGGPFANIAHGCNSVIATNAARKLADYVVTEGGFGADLGAEKFIDIKCRKSGIRPSAVVVVATVRALKMHGGVPKNQLGDENIAALTAGLPNLLKHIENTTTVFGLPTVVAINKFPTDTDAELDLVKKECQKRNVNVVLSDVWANGGAGGEELAKEVVRLSEQENHFSFAYPDELSIKEKISAIVEKVYGGSAVRYDPIAEREITKLEKLGFGHLPICMAKTQYSLSDDQTKLGRPTDFTITISNIKISAGAGFIVAYTGTVMTMPGLPKKAAYEKIDVDSDGKIVGLF, from the coding sequence GTGGTCAAAACAGATATTAAAATTGCACAAGAAGCAACCATGTTACCTGTCACCAAAGTAGCAGAAAAAATTGGGTTGGATGAAGACCAGTTTGAATTATATGGAAAATATAAAGCAAAAATCGAAGTTGAAAAAATAACAGCCGACAAAAAAGGGAAAGTTATTCTAGTTACCGCCATCACACCAACACCAGCTGGTGAAGGAAAAACAACAACGGTTGTTGGCTTAGGGGATGCGTTAAATCGAATTGGCAAAGATGCAATTATTGCATTGAGAGAGCCTTCTTTAGGACCTGTTTTTGGGATCAAAGGAGGAGCCGCTGGCGGTGGCTACGCTCAAGTTGTGCCGATGGAAGATATCAATCTTCATTTTACCGGTGATTTTCATGCAATCGGTGCAGCGAACAACTTGCTAGCAGCTATTATTGATAATCATATTTTCCAAGGAAATGAATTAGGAATTGATAATCGCCGAATTACATGGAAAAGAGTAGTCGATATGAACGATCGTCAATTAAGACATGTGGTTGATGGTCTAGGTGCTAGGGTCAATGGTGTTCCTAGAGAAGATGGGTTTGAAATCACTGTGGCATCAGAAATTATGGCCATTTTATGTTTATCTAATGATATCGAAAATTTAAAAACAAACTTAGGTAATATTATTATTGGGTATACGTACGACAATCAGCCAGTTACAGCGAGAGAATTAAATGCCCAAGGTGCAATGACGGCTTTATTGAAAGAGGCAATCAAACCTAATTTAGTTCAAACATTGGAAAATAATCCTGCCTTGATTCATGGCGGACCCTTTGCAAATATTGCTCACGGTTGTAACAGTGTGATCGCAACCAATGCTGCTAGAAAATTAGCTGATTATGTTGTGACGGAAGGTGGTTTTGGTGCAGATTTAGGCGCAGAAAAATTTATCGATATCAAATGCCGAAAATCGGGTATTCGTCCTTCAGCTGTCGTTGTAGTAGCAACTGTCCGTGCGCTTAAAATGCATGGTGGCGTGCCCAAAAATCAACTTGGCGACGAAAATATTGCGGCATTAACAGCTGGATTGCCAAATCTTTTAAAACATATCGAAAATACAACGACTGTGTTTGGCTTACCAACGGTTGTGGCAATCAATAAATTTCCTACAGATACAGATGCAGAGCTTGATCTTGTGAAGAAAGAATGTCAAAAACGCAATGTGAATGTGGTTCTTTCAGATGTCTGGGCAAATGGCGGAGCTGGTGGAGAAGAACTAGCAAAAGAGGTTGTTCGTTTGTCAGAGCAAGAAAATCATTTCTCTTTTGCTTATCCAGATGAACTGTCAATCAAAGAAAAAATTAGTGCAATTGTGGAAAAAGTGTACGGTGGAAGCGCTGTAAGGTATGACCCGATTGCTGAAAGAGAAATCACTAAACTGGAAAAACTTGGTTTTGGTCATTTGCCAATTTGTATGGCTAAAACACAATATTCATTGTCAGACGATCAAACTAAATTGGGAAGACCAACTGACTTTACGATTACGATCAGTAACATCAAGATTTCGGCTGGAGCAGGATTTATCGTTGCGTATACAGGAACAGTGATGACGATGCCTGGATTACCTAAAAAAGCAGCTTATGAAAAAATTGACGTTGATTCTGATGGGAAAATTGTGGGTCTTTTCTAG
- a CDS encoding M20 metallopeptidase family protein, which produces MLTENQKRFADSLEDELIQIRRHLHQNPEIGMKLPNTVAFVKEKLTEYGYEPHPCGESGITVIAGKKTGKTFLLRGDMDALPIRELTDLPFKSENGYMHACGHDMHTTMLLGAAKLLKNFEDELEGQVKLLFQPGEEILSGSKDCIDNHVLENPKVDAGMMIHVFPFKGYKAGQIMPTPVGTFMASADWFEINIKGRGGHGSQPETSIDPINVAVHIYTALQELSAREIGSEERFVLTIGEFTGGTPGASNIIPETTVMKGTLRTLKEDVRTQVKERMTVMAENIAKAFRAEAEVIFTNGCTTNVNDPQLTAFTKESLTETFGAERIVAIPTSTPLMGSEDFGEISQLIPTTTVLLVASEENINLHNPAIIFDESVLVEGTKVYADTAMSWLKKD; this is translated from the coding sequence ATGCTGACAGAAAATCAAAAGAGATTTGCCGATAGCTTAGAAGACGAACTGATTCAAATTAGAAGACATCTTCATCAAAATCCAGAAATCGGTATGAAGTTGCCAAATACGGTTGCTTTTGTAAAAGAGAAGCTCACAGAGTATGGTTATGAGCCACATCCTTGTGGAGAATCAGGTATCACAGTTATCGCTGGTAAAAAGACTGGGAAAACATTTTTACTGCGAGGGGATATGGATGCACTACCGATTCGTGAATTAACTGATCTTCCGTTTAAATCTGAAAATGGCTATATGCATGCATGTGGTCATGATATGCATACAACGATGTTACTTGGAGCCGCTAAACTTTTAAAAAATTTCGAAGATGAACTTGAGGGTCAAGTAAAATTACTATTTCAACCAGGTGAAGAAATTCTTTCTGGCTCAAAAGACTGTATCGATAATCATGTATTGGAAAATCCTAAAGTAGATGCAGGGATGATGATCCACGTTTTTCCTTTTAAAGGATATAAAGCCGGACAAATCATGCCGACACCAGTTGGAACTTTTATGGCCAGTGCTGACTGGTTTGAAATCAATATCAAAGGACGAGGTGGGCACGGCTCTCAACCAGAGACATCGATCGATCCAATCAACGTAGCCGTTCATATTTATACAGCCTTACAAGAACTTTCAGCGAGAGAAATCGGTTCAGAAGAACGTTTTGTACTAACGATCGGTGAGTTTACTGGAGGTACCCCAGGTGCTTCGAATATTATTCCAGAAACAACCGTGATGAAAGGGACACTACGTACCTTAAAAGAAGATGTTCGTACACAAGTCAAAGAACGAATGACAGTCATGGCAGAAAATATTGCGAAAGCGTTTCGCGCCGAAGCGGAAGTGATCTTCACCAATGGTTGTACAACGAATGTGAATGATCCACAGTTGACGGCTTTTACGAAAGAATCATTAACAGAAACCTTCGGAGCTGAACGAATTGTTGCTATTCCAACATCAACTCCTCTTATGGGGAGTGAAGATTTTGGTGAGATCAGTCAATTGATTCCAACAACGACCGTTCTATTGGTGGCATCAGAAGAAAATATCAATCTTCACAATCCAGCGATTATTTTTGATGAATCAGTCTTAGTCGAGGGAACGAAAGTTTACGCAGATACAGCAATGTCCTGGTTGAAAAAAGACTAA
- the mgsA gene encoding methylglyoxal synthase translates to MKIALIAHDRKKELMVKLTLAYQPILKEHELFATGTTGLKISEATGLPVHRFKSGPLGGDQQIGAIISEDKLDMLIFLRDPLAAQPHEPDVTALIRLSDVYEIPLATNIGTAEILLRGLQAGFVDFRNVVHETDNRPLSF, encoded by the coding sequence ATGAAAATTGCATTGATAGCACACGATCGTAAAAAAGAATTGATGGTCAAGCTGACCTTAGCGTATCAACCGATATTAAAAGAACACGAACTTTTTGCTACGGGAACGACTGGTTTGAAAATTTCAGAAGCTACTGGACTCCCTGTTCATCGGTTTAAGTCTGGACCATTAGGTGGAGATCAGCAAATCGGGGCAATTATTTCAGAAGATAAATTAGATATGCTGATTTTTTTACGAGATCCATTAGCAGCACAACCTCATGAACCTGATGTTACAGCGCTGATTCGTTTGAGCGATGTGTATGAGATTCCTTTGGCAACCAATATCGGAACGGCTGAAATTTTATTAAGAGGATTGCAAGCGGGGTTTGTCGACTTTAGAAATGTGGTTCACGAAACAGATAATAGACCATTATCGTTTTAA
- a CDS encoding ABC transporter ATP-binding protein — protein MFSLLTYAKKYRKQIILGPFFKFLEACFELVLPLFMARLVDQGIRNNDRSYVLQMAGWMLLMSVIGLICVMICQYYSSVASQGFGTELRNQLMKKINQLSHAELNSFGTDTLITRMTNDINQLQLALAMLIRLVIRAPFLSIGSVIMAFYINVQMGLIFLLMLPIFCLILYFIIKTTVPLYKKVQEKLDLLNRQISQNLSGVRVIRAFARKKTEEKHVNEVTDDLSSIYIRVSNISALLTPATTLVMNLGILALLYLGGIKVEIGGLQQGEVLALINYMNQMLLALIVVSNLVIIFTRASASASRVSEVLSVEPSIQSDNEDISIKGQTAGIVFDHVSFRYQPSAGLALTDISLKIPANSVLGITGPTGGGKSTLTQLIPRFYDTSEGNLFVDGLNVRDWPLDKLRKKIAITPQTAVLFTGTIRENLQWGKENATDEECWQALETAQCKDFVENLSDGLDTIVYEGGKNFSGGQKQRLTIARALIHKPDVLILDDSLSALDYQTDLNLRTALRQDLKETTLILISQRISSIQQADQILVLASGKQVGLGTHEELLHYSEAYQEIVASQEEETIS, from the coding sequence ATGTTCAGTCTACTTACTTATGCAAAGAAATACCGCAAGCAAATTATTCTTGGACCTTTTTTCAAGTTTTTAGAAGCTTGTTTTGAATTAGTTTTGCCCTTATTTATGGCTCGTTTAGTGGATCAAGGGATCAGAAATAATGACCGATCTTATGTGCTACAAATGGCTGGATGGATGCTTTTGATGTCTGTGATTGGATTAATCTGTGTCATGATCTGTCAATATTATTCCTCAGTTGCGTCTCAAGGTTTTGGAACAGAGTTGAGAAATCAGTTAATGAAAAAAATCAACCAGCTTTCCCATGCGGAATTAAATAGTTTTGGAACTGACACTTTGATTACGCGTATGACCAATGACATCAATCAGTTACAATTGGCTTTAGCCATGTTGATTCGCCTTGTGATTCGTGCACCTTTTTTAAGTATTGGTTCTGTCATAATGGCTTTTTATATCAATGTGCAAATGGGATTGATTTTTCTACTTATGCTGCCAATCTTTTGCCTTATTCTTTATTTCATTATAAAAACGACAGTGCCCTTATATAAAAAAGTACAAGAAAAGTTGGATTTGTTAAACAGACAAATCAGTCAAAATTTAAGTGGTGTTCGTGTCATTCGGGCTTTTGCTAGAAAAAAAACCGAAGAAAAGCATGTCAATGAAGTAACGGATGATCTTTCTTCTATTTATATTCGTGTTTCTAACATTTCAGCCTTATTAACTCCTGCTACTACCCTAGTAATGAATCTTGGTATTTTAGCTTTGCTATATCTCGGCGGTATCAAAGTCGAAATTGGTGGATTACAACAAGGTGAGGTATTGGCTTTGATCAACTATATGAATCAAATGTTGCTTGCTTTGATTGTTGTGTCAAATTTGGTTATCATTTTTACTCGTGCTTCTGCCTCTGCGTCAAGAGTTAGTGAAGTATTATCTGTAGAGCCAAGTATTCAATCAGATAATGAGGATATTTCTATAAAAGGACAAACAGCAGGAATTGTATTCGATCATGTCTCATTTCGCTATCAACCATCTGCAGGATTAGCACTGACTGATATTTCTTTGAAGATTCCAGCAAATTCTGTGTTAGGTATCACTGGACCCACTGGCGGTGGTAAAAGCACCTTAACACAATTAATTCCTCGTTTTTATGATACGAGCGAAGGAAATCTATTTGTTGATGGTCTCAATGTCCGTGACTGGCCTCTAGATAAACTACGCAAAAAAATCGCAATTACACCTCAAACCGCTGTTTTATTTACGGGAACGATTCGAGAAAATCTTCAATGGGGCAAAGAAAACGCGACGGATGAAGAATGCTGGCAAGCATTAGAAACTGCTCAGTGCAAAGATTTCGTTGAAAACCTAAGTGACGGTCTAGATACAATCGTATACGAAGGCGGGAAAAATTTTTCTGGTGGTCAAAAACAGCGTTTAACGATTGCCCGTGCCTTGATTCATAAACCAGACGTTTTAATTTTAGATGACTCTTTAAGTGCTCTAGATTATCAAACAGATCTAAACTTGCGAACAGCTTTACGTCAAGATTTAAAAGAAACGACCCTGATTTTAATTTCACAACGAATCAGTTCGATTCAACAAGCGGATCAAATTCTAGTTTTGGCTAGTGGAAAACAAGTTGGTCTAGGAACTCACGAAGAATTATTACACTATTCAGAAGCCTACCAAGAAATTGTTGCTTCACAAGAGGAGGAAACTATATCATGA
- a CDS encoding putative ABC transporter permease, translated as MNEFIKIVLLFFIYSFIGWLWETVYCSLKAGKFVYRGFLLGPYCPIYGFGILGVLYFLEPLKQNIVILYLLSTILVTILEYITSYGLEKLFHASWWDYKDVPLNINGRVALPVSLFWGIGCVLIVRVIHPKVMLFERFLSEKFGILLPIILLLLIVSDLFYTLVNMQSFKKVTAQISTAVEDRKQELSAVLTEKRDELSANLTELKQSVSEEFNERKQLKAAERTSWLEEFKDTPTIKKLLTHMSFNQKRWVRNYPNLKLKNVKNPSEVQQIINKNKKNSK; from the coding sequence ATGAATGAATTTATTAAAATCGTTTTATTATTTTTTATCTACTCGTTTATCGGTTGGTTGTGGGAGACCGTTTATTGCTCATTAAAAGCTGGTAAGTTTGTGTATCGAGGCTTTTTATTAGGACCCTATTGTCCAATCTACGGTTTTGGTATTTTAGGCGTTCTCTATTTTTTAGAGCCACTAAAACAAAATATTGTCATTTTATATTTATTATCAACGATTTTAGTTACTATTTTGGAGTATATCACGAGTTACGGGTTAGAAAAGTTATTTCATGCTTCTTGGTGGGATTATAAAGATGTACCACTGAATATTAATGGGCGCGTCGCTTTGCCTGTTTCGTTATTTTGGGGAATCGGTTGTGTACTGATCGTACGTGTCATCCATCCCAAAGTGATGTTATTCGAACGATTTTTATCTGAAAAATTTGGTATTCTGCTACCAATTATTTTATTGCTCCTGATCGTGAGTGATTTGTTTTATACTTTAGTAAACATGCAGTCTTTTAAAAAAGTCACGGCACAAATCAGTACAGCGGTAGAAGATCGCAAACAAGAACTATCTGCTGTGTTGACTGAAAAACGGGATGAACTGTCTGCTAATCTAACCGAACTAAAACAATCTGTGTCAGAAGAATTCAATGAGCGCAAGCAGCTAAAAGCAGCTGAAAGAACTTCTTGGTTGGAAGAGTTTAAAGACACACCAACAATCAAAAAATTATTAACACATATGAGCTTCAATCAAAAACGGTGGGTACGAAATTATCCCAATTTAAAGTTGAAAAATGTGAAAAATCCTTCTGAAGTTCAACAAATCATCAATAAAAACAAAAAAAATAGTAAGTAA